A DNA window from Polyangiaceae bacterium contains the following coding sequences:
- a CDS encoding ArsA-related P-loop ATPase: MSVPTLSPLLEQRRVVLCVGSGGVGKTTITAALGLAAAQRGKNVLCLTIDPAKRLANSLGLERMTSDATRVEARHFARHGLGVSGTLTVMMLDTKRTFDELVVRYASSPEARDRILHNRLYQYVSTSLAGTQEYMAMEKLLAVKDDPEFDLIVLDTPPTSNALDFLDAPERLIGALDSGAMRWLIQSVESSGRFSLNLLAKSVAVVLRGIGRLTGGGFLEQMAEFVTDLNDLFGGFRQRAEQVRDAFRGSEFGYVMVTTPAPAAIREAVFFADRLKASGMRRDAIVVNRVNRPPPPRPEREQVTEAMTAHRLRLGPGAADRLLEAWDDERARADVDAHHLQLLSPHTSDAVVRVDVPALPSDVHDLGTLAGISHLLCPE, from the coding sequence ATGAGCGTTCCCACCCTCTCGCCCCTCTTGGAACAGCGCCGGGTGGTGCTGTGTGTCGGGTCGGGAGGCGTGGGCAAGACCACGATCACCGCGGCGCTGGGGCTTGCCGCCGCGCAACGCGGCAAAAACGTGCTCTGTCTCACCATTGACCCTGCCAAGCGTCTGGCGAACAGCCTCGGACTCGAACGGATGACCAGCGACGCCACTCGGGTCGAGGCGCGACATTTCGCGCGCCACGGGTTGGGTGTGTCGGGCACCCTGACGGTGATGATGCTGGACACGAAGCGGACTTTCGACGAGCTCGTCGTGCGCTATGCGTCCAGCCCGGAAGCACGCGATCGGATTTTGCACAACCGACTCTATCAGTACGTCTCGACGAGTCTGGCCGGCACCCAGGAGTACATGGCCATGGAGAAGCTACTCGCCGTGAAGGACGATCCCGAGTTCGACTTGATCGTGCTCGATACCCCGCCGACTAGCAACGCCTTGGACTTCCTGGACGCTCCCGAGCGCTTGATCGGCGCACTGGACTCCGGAGCGATGCGTTGGCTGATTCAATCCGTGGAGTCCTCCGGGCGGTTCAGTCTCAACCTGCTGGCGAAGAGCGTCGCCGTGGTGCTGCGCGGGATCGGGCGGCTGACGGGTGGTGGCTTCTTGGAACAGATGGCCGAGTTCGTCACGGACTTGAACGATCTGTTCGGTGGCTTTCGCCAGCGCGCCGAGCAGGTACGCGATGCGTTTCGGGGGTCGGAATTCGGCTACGTCATGGTCACCACGCCAGCCCCGGCGGCCATTCGCGAGGCGGTGTTCTTCGCCGATCGCCTCAAGGCCTCGGGGATGCGCCGCGACGCCATCGTCGTCAATCGGGTGAATCGACCGCCCCCGCCCCGCCCCGAGCGCGAACAGGTGACCGAGGCCATGACTGCCCATCGACTGCGCTTGGGCCCTGGCGCAGCGGACCGCTTGCTGGAAGCGTGGGACGACGAGCGCGCACGAGCGGACGTCGACGCGCATCACCTGCAGCTGCTGTCGCCGCACACCAGCGACGCGGTCGTACGCGTCGATGTCCCGGCGCTGCCTAGCGACGTGCACGATCTGGGAACCTTGGCGGGCATCTCGCACTTGCTCTGCCCCGAGTAG
- the der gene encoding ribosome biogenesis GTPase Der — MRPIVAIIGRPNVGKSTLFNRFVGKRLAIVHDEPGVTRDRHYADAHIAGRDVVVVDTGGFDPDSDDPMRMGIARHVQAAIAEADVVLCVLDTTASVPADQQAVDLLRRSDKPVLYLANKADTAELEAASSTLYELGVPELFAVSGLHGRGLADVEVALGKVLPPPEPAPAPRDDGLTRVALLGRPNAGKSSLFNRLSGGEKSLVDSRPGTTRDPIDSLVEHGGRRFVLVDTAGVRRRSKVDEGVEAASVLRAIRSIERAEVVVLLVDASEGIAEQDARLLGLCVDRMRAVIIGMNKMDELTPKQQKEVLADARHATRFAGFAPVLGLSAKTGKGVGALVEHVARAAEQFKKRVPTAELNRFFEQVLAERPPPTRGGRAPRIYYVTQVQTSPPVFAAMSNAPANIDKSYKRFVTNQLRKAFGFEAVPLLVHYRKKKRDA; from the coding sequence ATGCGCCCGATCGTTGCCATCATCGGACGCCCCAACGTCGGCAAGAGCACCCTGTTCAACCGCTTCGTCGGCAAGCGCCTCGCCATCGTGCACGATGAACCGGGTGTGACGCGGGATCGACACTACGCCGACGCGCACATTGCCGGCCGCGACGTCGTGGTGGTGGACACGGGGGGCTTCGATCCAGACAGCGACGACCCGATGCGCATGGGCATTGCGCGGCATGTGCAGGCCGCCATCGCGGAAGCCGATGTGGTGCTGTGCGTGCTGGACACCACAGCCTCGGTGCCTGCGGACCAACAAGCGGTCGACCTGCTCCGTCGCAGCGACAAGCCGGTGCTCTACCTAGCCAACAAGGCCGACACCGCCGAGTTGGAGGCTGCTTCATCGACGCTCTACGAGCTGGGAGTCCCTGAGCTCTTCGCGGTGTCCGGGCTGCACGGTCGCGGCCTCGCGGACGTCGAAGTCGCGCTCGGCAAAGTGCTGCCGCCACCCGAGCCTGCACCGGCACCGCGCGACGATGGATTGACGCGGGTGGCCCTGTTGGGGCGTCCCAATGCGGGCAAGTCCTCACTGTTCAATCGACTCAGTGGCGGTGAGAAGTCCTTGGTGGACTCCCGCCCGGGAACCACCCGCGATCCCATCGATTCCCTGGTCGAGCACGGCGGGCGACGCTTCGTGCTGGTCGACACGGCCGGCGTGCGCCGTCGCTCCAAAGTGGACGAAGGAGTCGAAGCCGCCAGTGTGCTCCGGGCCATCCGCAGCATCGAACGGGCAGAGGTCGTCGTGCTGCTCGTGGATGCCAGCGAGGGGATCGCAGAACAAGACGCGCGCCTGCTCGGACTGTGCGTGGACCGCATGCGCGCCGTGATCATCGGCATGAACAAGATGGACGAGCTGACGCCAAAGCAACAAAAGGAGGTGTTGGCAGACGCGCGCCACGCCACGCGCTTTGCGGGCTTCGCTCCCGTGCTTGGCCTCTCCGCCAAGACTGGGAAGGGCGTCGGCGCCTTGGTGGAGCACGTCGCTCGCGCGGCGGAGCAGTTCAAGAAGCGGGTACCCACGGCCGAGCTGAATCGGTTTTTCGAACAAGTGCTCGCCGAACGTCCGCCGCCGACTCGCGGCGGGCGAGCCCCGCGCATCTACTACGTGACTCAAGTGCAGACGAGTCCACCAGTGTTTGCCGCGATGAGCAACGCGCCCGCCAACATCGACAAGAGCTACAAGCGCTTCGTGACCAATCAGCTACGCAAGGCCTTCGGGTTCGAAGCGGTGCCGCTCTTGGTGCACTATCGCAAGAAGAAACGCGACGCCTGA